Genomic window ([Empedobacter] haloabium):
AAGGCGAGAGTCATCATTGCGTTCAGCGCCTTGCTGTAGCGGCCATTGCTAAGACGGGTGCCGATCGCCTCCAGGCCGGCCGCCAGACGTTGTTCCGGCTTGCTCATGCCAACGGTATTCGTCGACGTAGACCGCGCTGCGCTAGACTGGTTCGATGAGAGAGCAAACGCCAAGGCTCGATCGCTGTATGCCTTGCCAAGAGCTGCCCTGCAAGTCATATGGTCAAGTTGGACGGTCTGGTAAAAAGCCTGTGCAGGATAACTGGCCGGTAGCCAGAGCACAAATCCAAGTAGCGCCGTCATCAACGTGACCGCGAGAATGCGGATCATTTCGATAAACCTTGTACGGGGCTCGTAAGGCTGGGGGCGGTATCAAGCAGACGTAACCGACCTTTCATGAGCCTACCGCCCGATACCGAAGCGAAGTATTGGATGTTCGGTAGCTTGCCGAGAATGTCGGCAGGAACCGTCTCTTCCAGCGCTTCGGACAGCTGCGTCGAGGTCGTGGCGGTGAAGTCGCCGACGTGCGTGTCGCTGGCCATTGTTTGTGCCACCCGAAGACTGTGGATTCCAGTCTTGCCGAACGTCTCGACGATGTAATCTTGCGTCAACCTGTCTTTGGTCCTGAACGCAAATATGTTGTTCAGGTTGCCCAGCGCCATGCGCGCCGCGTTCTCACTGCCCAGGCGCTGGGCGAGGTCCGCCAGCGTCTGCAACGCGACGGTCGTGTAAACCCCGCCCTCGGCGCCCTTGTTCAGTATCTCGATCAGTGGCGTATTGATGACGTTTGAGACCTCGTCCACGAATAGGGCAACGCGGCGATATTGGCCTAGGTTGTACAGCATGCCGGCCCGCGCCGCGAAGTCGGCCAGGGCGAGGGCGCCTATAGCCGACGCGACGGAGGAGTCAGGTAATGAATCGAGGCACATATAGAGCACGTGGCCGGCACGTTCGATCTTCTCGAAATTCATGATCGGGCGCTCGTCGTCGCGATCAAGCGGATCAGGCGACAGGGTGCGGCCAAGATCGCCCGAAGTCAGCATTGACAAAATCGGCAGCAGATTGGCCGTGATCTTCTGGTAGTGCTCGCGATTATGACGGAAGACGCGCAGCTGTGAATCGATGACTTTCTCGCGTTGCCCAATGGGGACGTAACGTTCGTAATACTCGACAAGACCCAGCAGTTCCGCAGTTGCCACTGGCGAAGTCGACTTAATCTGTCCCTTATGCCCCCTCTCCAAATGCCTTGCCACCTCGCTCACTTGTCGCCACTGCGTACCGTGCAGCTGCAACATGAGGCGGCGCAGCGTCTCCTCCAGCACTGGTTCGATACCGCCTTCGATATAACGCGTAAGCTTTACCAGATTGGGCCGTTCTTCCAGGTCGACGAGGCCTTGGACGACGACATTGATTGCGTCCCAGCCGAACGCGGAGAATGCCCCCGCCGTGTCGGGCGGAAGAATGGCCTGAATGCGGGAGGCGATCTCGGTCGGCTTTTGCCAGTTGAAGGTGAAGTCGATACGTATCCCAGTTTCGGGAAACGCGGGGTGAAACCACAGGAATGTGTCAGGGCCGCGATAGACCCGGCAGGCGTGCTCCACGATACGCTTGAGGCGCTTCGAATTCTTCGGATCCAGAATGATGACGATGTCACCGCGGCGTATCGCTTGCGCAATCAGCCAGCTGAACATGACGCCTTTGCCGGCCTGCGTCGTGCCGACGACCAGGGTGCCGCCTTCCAGGTTCTGCAGCGGGCGATAGAGCGGTTTTTCGGTTTGCTCGACTCCGTGCACATAGGGCATGCCGATCTCTGCGTCAGGCTGTGCATCGAGTTCGTAGCCGAACAAACGAACCAGTAACGGGGACACCGAGAAATCGCGATAGTCGACCTTGCACAGCTCGTATAGACGCTGCGAGTGCTCCGGTTTCCATTCGAAGCCGTAGCCGAGGAACACCTGGTCGGGATCGGTCGTCAGCCGGTGAAAGTGGCCAAAGCTGATACGCGCCATAGCACGTCCCGATAATGCCGCACGCCGGCGCAGAATGTCTGTGCCTTGAGAAAATCGCCAGGTCGCCATTGTCGCTGCAACAGTACCAATCGCCGCAGCCACGACGTTAGGAATGTAGCCGGGTGAGAGTGCCAGGCAGCCGCAGGCCGATCCGAGCCAGCCGGCGGCGGCATAGAACTCGAACGCCTTTCGCCAAGGCGTTTCAAGTTTGCGCGCCAGCATCGCTACCTCCGCCAGCCGTATCGAGCGGTCCGAGACCCGTTACCGCATCCGTCTTTAGTACGAGCCCCTGGAGTTCGGCACCCTCCAGCACCCTTGTGTGTACCGGGGCGTCCCCTTCCCCTGGGACGAGCATCCCAACCTCGGCGAGGCAGCGGGCTGCGAACCTGACATCGACCTTGGCGGATCGGAACAGTGGCAGAGGAATCAGTATCCCAATGTCCAGCGCATGCGCGCCACCGGCAGCGGAACCCGTTGCCAAGTTGCGCAATGCGGAGCGGATCACACTCGCTACCGCTGCAGGTAGGCGCATGCACGAATGCCGGTCAGGCATGCGTTCAGCCAATTGTCCAGAGAATGCACTCAGGCCCTTTGATCGCTGCGACGGGGCTGTTGATGGGGCGTTCTCCTGCGGCGCCTGAGGGCATTCCTCGATGGAGCATTGAGCGTGAGGAGCCTCGTCGAGCGTTGAGAGCGCGATAGGTGAGAGCACGCTACACGTGACGAGTTGGTTCACCAGTACAAACTCAGGGGCTGCCAGCTTGATCGACTCTATCGGCCCGGAGCACCCCGGAGGTTCGATGTGCCAGATACATCCCGCTTCGTTTTGCACGAGCCAATGTTGCTTGTCCAGAGCAGCCAGCATCTCGTCCGGATCACGCGGCATGCCGTAGAGACGCTCGCGGTCGGCGTAAGCCGACAAGTCGTGCGCGGCGCCTGGCC
Coding sequences:
- the traD gene encoding conjugative transfer system coupling protein TraD (Members of this protein family are the putative conjugative coupling factor, TraD, as the term is used for the SXT and TOL plasmid systems.) produces the protein MLARKLETPWRKAFEFYAAAGWLGSACGCLALSPGYIPNVVAAAIGTVAATMATWRFSQGTDILRRRAALSGRAMARISFGHFHRLTTDPDQVFLGYGFEWKPEHSQRLYELCKVDYRDFSVSPLLVRLFGYELDAQPDAEIGMPYVHGVEQTEKPLYRPLQNLEGGTLVVGTTQAGKGVMFSWLIAQAIRRGDIVIILDPKNSKRLKRIVEHACRVYRGPDTFLWFHPAFPETGIRIDFTFNWQKPTEIASRIQAILPPDTAGAFSAFGWDAINVVVQGLVDLEERPNLVKLTRYIEGGIEPVLEETLRRLMLQLHGTQWRQVSEVARHLERGHKGQIKSTSPVATAELLGLVEYYERYVPIGQREKVIDSQLRVFRHNREHYQKITANLLPILSMLTSGDLGRTLSPDPLDRDDERPIMNFEKIERAGHVLYMCLDSLPDSSVASAIGALALADFAARAGMLYNLGQYRRVALFVDEVSNVINTPLIEILNKGAEGGVYTTVALQTLADLAQRLGSENAARMALGNLNNIFAFRTKDRLTQDYIVETFGKTGIHSLRVAQTMASDTHVGDFTATTSTQLSEALEETVPADILGKLPNIQYFASVSGGRLMKGRLRLLDTAPSLTSPVQGLSK